In Pelodictyon luteolum DSM 273, the genomic stretch TACTCCACGGAAATCGAGCAGGAGGTGCTTGCGTGCCTTCTGCTTGAGGAGGATCCGATAGAGCAGGTCGTGCAGATCTTCGCCGACAGCGGAGCACTGGTGTTCTATGAGCGGCGCCACCAGATCATCTTCCGGGCAATGATGCAGCTCTACAACAAGCGGCAGGCGATCGACCTCATCACTGTGAGCGAAGAGCTGGTGAAGATGGGCGAGCTCGACAACATCGGCGGAAGACACTATCTGGCGGAACTCTCCGGCAAGGTGATCAGCGCTGCCAATGTGGAGTACTATGCGCGCCTGGCAAAGGAGAAGTTCCTCTACCGGAGGATGATATCGATATCGACGAAGATCTCGGAGAGCTCCTACAGTTCGTCGATGGACATCTTCGATCTTGTGGAGCACGCCTCCCAGCAGTTCTTCAACATCTCGCAGGCGGGCATCAAGAAAAGGGCCACTCCCATCAAGGAGCTGGTGAAGAACGGCATCCATATGCTCGAAACCCTCCGCGCCTCCCAGTCATCGGTGACCGGTGTTGGATCGGGGTTCTCGGAGCTCGACCAGATGACGGCCGGGTTCCAGCGCTCTGACATGATCATCATCGCTGCGCGTCCTTCGGCCGGCAAAACCGCATTTTCGCTGGCGCTCGCCCGCAACGCGGCCGTCGATTTCCAGACACCGGTGCTCTTCTTCTCCCTTGAAATGGCCGAAGTGCAGCTGGCCGTCAGGCTCATGTGCGCCGAGGCCATGGTGGAGTCGCAGCTGGTGAGGACCGGCAGGATTTCAAACGAGATGATGGGACGCATCATCAACAATATGGACAAGCTGAACGAGGCAAAGCTCTTCATCGACGACACGCCGGGCATCTCCATCATGGAGCTGACCGCCAAGACCCGGCGCATGAAGCAGGAGCATGACATCGGCATGGTGGTCGTCGACTACCTCCAGCTGGTAAGTCCCGTGCGTGACGGCAAGAGCAACCGCGAGCAGGAGATCGCCCAGATATCGAGGTCACTGAAAGCGCTGGCAAAAGAGCTCAACATCCCGGTCATCGCCCTCGCCCAGCTCAACCGCTCCGTCGAGCAGCGCACCGGCGACCGCCGCCCGCAGCTTTCCGACCTTCGTGAATCGGGCTCCATCGAGCAGGATGCCGACGTGGTGATGTTCCTCTCACGCCCCGAGATGTACGGCAAACAGACCTTCGAAGACGGCTCCTCCACCAAAGACGTGGTGGAGATCGTCATCGGCAAACAGCGAAACGGTCCGATCGGCGACATCCGCCTGCTGTTCCTGAAGAACCACGGACGGTTCCAGTCGATGGCCAACGCCTACATCACCGCAGCAGCTGAATCCGAAGTCGATTACGGCAACACCGACCACTACCGGGCGCCCGAAGCGGACCAGCCGCCGGACAGAGAGGGGGCCTATATCAATCATGACGAAGCACCGTTTTAACCTGATTACCTCATGCCCGCACACACACCGAACGAGGAGCCTCCCGCCACCCGGAAAGGAGCGGAAGATGCAGTACCAGGCGCCCGAAAAAGCCGGCGGCGCAAGGAGGAGCGCTACACGGGCATCGCCGCATCCCGCGGCATCGCAATCGGGGAGTGCTATGCGTTCGTAAAAGAGACGGAGATTCCGCTTCCCCTGAAGCTGGAACCCGAAAAGACCGAAGCGGAGGTCGAGCGGTTCCTCACTGCGCTCGGCCGCTCGGAGAAGGAGCTCCGTAAAATAGAGCGCGTCACCATCAAGAAGCTCGGAAAAAGCTACTCGAACCTCTTTCAGGCGCAAATCATGGTGCTGCACGATCCCGTGCTCACCGAATCGGTCACCCGGCGCATCCGCTCTGAGATGCGGCCTGCGAACCTCGTCATCGAGGAGGAGTTCTCGAAGTACCTTGAGCTGTTCCGCAAGTCGGACGACGAACTGTTCCAGGAGCGCGCCGACGACATGCAGGACATCAAGGACCGCATCATCCGCAATCTCCATGTCCGTAAACTGCACTCATGGATCCCTGAAGGGGTGATTGTAGCCTCCGACCACCTCTCACCGGCCGACATCGTGCTGCTCAGCCGCAGCAACATCAAGGGGTTCGTCACTGACACGGGAGGAAAGACCTCGCATATCTCCCTCATCTGCAAGTCACTGAAGATTCCGATGGTCGTCGGGCTCGGCAAACTGTCGCAGAAGGTGGTTGCAGGACGGCAGATGATCATCGACGGAAGCACCGGCACGGTGCTTGTCGACCCTTCGGAAGAGAGCATTGCGGAATACACCGCCCGCCAGAAGGCCGAGCAGAAAAGCGAAGAGGATGAGTCGGAAGCGGCCGTCTATCCCGCAATGACGAAGTGCGGCGTACGGATCTGCTTCTACGCGAACATCGACTTCAAGGAGGAACTCGACGCCATCTGCGCTGCCGGCGCCGAAGGCGTGGGGCTGTTCCGGAGCGAGAACCTGTTCACCGACGCATCCAAAGTACCCTCAGAGTCCCTCCAGGAACGCTACTACTTCCAGATGGCCGACGCCATCGCCCCCCTGCCGCTCGATATCCGTCTTTTTGACATCGGAGGGGACAAGCTGATGTACTCGCCAGTCAAGGAACCCAACCCCAACCTCGGCTGGCGGGGCGTGCGCATCCTGCTCGACCTGCCTGAAATCATCGAAGCACAGATCACGGCCATACTGAAAGCCAACCTCCACGGCAACATCGACATCCTCGTACCGATGATCATGTCGCTTGACGAGATTGCGGCGGTACGCGCCATTCTGGACAGGCTCTACCTGGAGATTTCACAGAAAAGCGGACTGCAGATCGAAAAACCCGGCTTCGGCGCCATGATTGAAGTGCCGGCAGCCGTGGAGCTGATCGAGGAGATCACCCGGGTGGTCGACTTCATCAGCATCGGCACCAACGATCTCACCCAGTACACCCTTGCCGTCGACCGCAACAACGTCATCGTACAGGACCTGTTCGAGAAGTTCCACCCCGCACTCATCCGCCAGCTGTACCGCATTATTTCAACGGCACAGAAAAACCGCTGCAAGGCGATCATATGCGGCGACATGGGTTCCGACCCGCTCGCCCTTCCATTCCTCCTCGGATGCGGCCTCCGCCACTTCAGCGTGGTCAGCTCCGACATCGCAAAACTCAAGTCGCTCGTCGGCCGCTACACGCTCGAAGAAACCGAAGGGCTCGCCCGTGAGTGCCTGATGCTCACCACCGCAGAAGCCATCAAGGACCGCCTTGAACGGTGCCGCAGCATGCACTGAAAACCGCCCTGGATTCCACAGTAAAAACACAGGCCCCCAGCACACCCCTTGCAGGCAGCGTATGCTCCGCCGACAAGGGGAAGATGGAACGATGCCTGCTCACCCGTGCCCGTTCATTACGAATACAGCCCCCTGCACGTCCTCATACCAGAGCCGTATGCGACGTCCCCCCCCCCTTTACCGACGCTCCCGTCCGGCAGAGAGAGAGGAAGAGAGCAAGAGAGAGCCGTAGCACTCCTGGCACCGCCGTCAGACGGATTTCCCTTTTTTTCCATAATCCAACCAGCAGGATTCGTTGTTTTATCCCGAAAAACGGATAAATTGATTTTATCCCATATAAAGGATAATCGAGTGTTGGCCATTGACAGTGAGACCCTCATAACGAGGGTACCATCAAAATTCGTACAAGACGCCAGATGAACACCATCCGCACCACGAAACAACTTGCACTGCTGCTGCAGGGATATCGCAAGGAACAGCAGCTGTCACAGGAGCAAGCGGCAGAGAGAGTCGGGATGAGCCAAAAAATGGTATCGGCCTTTGAAAACCACCCGGAACGCTGCTCCATCGGAAACCTCTTCAAACTGCTTTCCGCCCTCGGCCTTGAACTCTCGCTCAAAAGAAAAGCAGATGGATCAACAGACAAAGGCGAGTGGTAATGGGCAGAGCATCAAGCACGAAAATGCTCCGGCTCCTGATGAATGGAGAGGATGTCGGAAACTGGACTGTCCGCCCAAACGGTATGCATGAGTTCGGCTATACCGCCTCGTGGCTTACCCTGCCGCATGCCCGGCCGATCTCTCTTTCCATGCCGTTACGAACTGAACCTTACCGTGGTGAAGCGGTCTACGCCTACTTCGACAACCTGCTGCCGAACAATGACCAGATCAGGCGAAGAATCCAGAACCGCTTTGCCGCCGGAGGCATCGATCCGTTTTCGCTCCTGCAGGAAACCGGACGCGATTGTGTTGGTGCCATCCAGCTTCTCGCCCCAAACGATACAGGAGAAGATATCCGAACCATCCGGGCAACGGCTCTTGACCCGGCAGGAATCGCATCCCTCTGCAATAATACAACCCGGGACGCCGCCTTCGGCAAAAGAGAACAGGCGGGTGACGAATTCAGGATTTCTCTTTCCGGGGCAAAGGAAAAAACGGCCCTTCTTTTTCATGAAGGCCGGTGGATGATTCCCCACGGCACCACACCCTCAACCCATATCCTCAAACTGCCACTCGGCACAATCGGCCAAAACCATATCAACATGGATTTGTCGATCGAAAACGAGTGGCTCTCCCTGAAGATCCTCGAGGCATACGGAATTCCTGTCGCCAAAGCAACCATCGAAACCTTCAGCGACGTGAAATCGCTCGTTGTAGAACGCTTCGACAGAAAACCGTCCCGTGAAGGGGACTGGATCATGCGCCTCCCGCAGGAAGACCTATGCCAGGCCACCGGGACACCGCCTTGGCAGAAATACGAAAGCGATGGTGGTCCGGGCATCGAAGCCATCATGCAGCTCCTCCTCGGCTCAGCGCGTGCAGAGGATGACCGGAAGCTGTTCTTCCAGATACAGGTTGCCTTTTTTCTTCTCGCGGCTATCGATGGGCACGCAAAAAACTTCAGCATCTTCCTTGGTCCCACAGGAACGTTCCACCTCACGCCCCTCTATGATACCCTCTCGGCTTTTCCTGTCATCGGAAACGGCCGAAATCAGCTTCCTCCCGGAGAAATCACCATGGCCATGGCTCTTTGGGGTAAAAGCCGTGTGTACCGATGGGCAAACATGACACGGCGCCACTTCATCACCACTGCAAGAAGCTGCGGCCTTACAGGGCGTGCCGCCGAAACCATCATCGATGATATGCTGCAGCGAACGCCGCAGGTTCTTATGGATACCGCCCGACAACTCCCGTCCGGGTTCCCGGAAAGCGTAGCCGGAGCAATCTTTGACGGTGTGGAGCAGTCACAGGAAAGAATTGGATGAAAGAGACCCTGTGCCCTGAAATGAGACCGTACGGCAGTCTTTTCCGCCAATACATGCTACTTGAGAAAGGAGGCCCTCGCTGACATCCCTCTACTCTCATCTCCTGGGGAACTGTTCGAGGCCGAGCTGCCCCGCTTCAGCCGGGTTGGAGAGGAGTGCCGGCCGCTGACAGGGTTGTTTCATAGCTACCTGCTTCGTGGCAGCTTTCCCCAGACCGCACTACTGGAAAGCACCCCTATGGCACAGAAACTTCTTCGTGAAGACATTGTCGACAAAGTCCTCAAGCGCGACATCTGCTCCATGTTCGGCGTAAGGAGACTCAAGGAGCTTGAGCAGACATTTCTGTATTTCTGCCAGCATGACGGGGGGATGCTTGACATCCCCACACGCTGCAACAATCTTGATGTCAATAAAAAGACTGTACTCAACTTCATGATGCTGCTTGAATCAGCTCACCTGATATAGAGGCTGAAGCCGCCTGGTTACGGCAAGGAAATACTGAGGGGCCGAGAGAGAAAGGCCTGCTGGAAGACTCCACAGCGCTTGGCCGGGTTGTTGAAACAGCATTTTTCAAACACGTCTTCGAATGCCACCACAAAGAGAGCGGCGCATTTTCGTACGGGAGAGACCCTTCCACCCAGCATGAGATTGATTCCATATTGTTTTTCTCTCTGATCTCACTGAGAATGTATCAATCGATTATTATCGAAGACTTTCGCCGGGGGCGTACTTTTTACCGGCTTTTTGTCGGGACCCCTTTTCTGTCTTTTCGATACGGAATTTTGTTGCATGTAGCGATGTTTTAGTATATGTTACATGTTACAGGATCAAACAATAACTCAAGGATGGATACTATGGCGGGGGTAGCCGAAAGAGTTCAAAAGTACAGGGCGGGCTTACGCAAGGCCGGGATGCGCCCGTTGCAAATATGGGTTCCCGATACCCGGCGGGCAGGGTTCGCGGCGGAGTGCAGGCGGCAATCGGCCCTTTTGAAAAAAGATCATCAGGAAAAGGAAGTCCTGCAGTTTCTGGAAAAGGCCGCAGACCGTGAAGGGTGGACGGCATGAAGCGGGGCGAGCTCGTCTCCATTGCATTATCAGGCGACTACGGCAAGCCACGCCCTGCCCTCGTCGTTCAGTCTGATTTCTTTTCTGAACATCCTTCTGTGACGGTGCTGCCCGTGACCAGCGAACTTCGTTCAGCGCCGTTGTTTCGCATTGAGATTCCTCCGACGGCAGACAACAACCTGAAAAAGCTTTCCCAAGTGATGGTGGATAAAATCCAGACCGTCCCTTCTGAAAAGGTGGGGCCTGTTTTTGGACGGCTCGATGATACAAGCTTACTCGCCATTAACCGGGCATTGGCTTTGTGGCTGGGGTTTGCGTAGGCTTGCCCCACCAATCATTCACGACCGCGTTGATTACGCAGCCTTTTGTTAAGCCCGTCCCAACCATCGATTACATCCGTTCTCCAAGGCCGAAGGATCGCCAAGGATGTAGGTTTCGCCAAACCTCGAACACATTGCAGCCCTTCGATGGAAAGTGTTCTCGAGTTGACCCGAAAGGCGCTTCACCATTCTTCTGCATGTGGTATTAATCCTAGCCTTGCCGTTTTCCTCAACCAGAACGCAGCGCCTTGCATGGTACTGAGTAAATCTACTCAGTACCATGCAGGGCAGCTCTGTTTGGTGCAAGCGTGACAATGCGTGAGCTTCACTCCAACTGCATTCGTAGGGCGGTCCGGCCGCCATGGGCTGCCGGATGCGGTATCCCATCAGCCTGATAGCCATTTCGGCGATTCTGCCCCATACGAGCCAGCTGCGGGAGGTTCAGCTCGATGGAGTCGTAGATGTGGATGATTCCTTTGTTGGGGTGGGGGGAGATGGCCGTGGAGCGTGATGAGGTTGGGGTTACTGGTTTGATGAGATTCTGCAGGCGCTGGAGATGGGCGGTGTGATGCATTTTCCTGTAAGCCCTGATTTCAATTCGGCTGCAGGGCTTTTGCCGGTTATGCAATTTTCAAGTTCAACTTGAATATTACATACTTCAGAACAAGTACCGAACAGAAACCCGTAGGATGCATCATAACAACCGACGCGGCTTCCAGTCCCTGTCTTCATCCTTCAGGGAGCCATTCTTTCTACCATGCAGGCGGGGACAGCAAAAACACGTCTTCGAATGCCACCACAAAGAGAGCGTCGCATTTTCGTACTGGAGAGACCCTTCCACCCAGCATGAGATTGATGTCATCGCCGACACAGGCGAACGACCCGTGCCGTTCGAGGTCAAGTTCATGGACGGTGCTAAAGAGACCGGGAACCTGAAAAAACTGAAAGCATTCTGCAGGACCCGCTCCGTCGAGGGCGGGTGTGTAATCACCCGTGATGCCGCTAAGGGCTCCCGGGTGTCGCTGCCCCCCTCCCCCCTCATCCATGCTCATCGACGAGCCTTGAGGCGCTTTGGTAGCCGATCACATCGACATCACTCCGCCGTTGGTGTTCCGTGCCGCCATAGATCAGGCTTAACGTCTGAACGCGTTCACCGAGCGTGTTATGGACAGCGTGCAACGAGGTAAAAGCCTCCTTCGCAACAGTCATTCCTGATTTAATTTCGGCAAGACCGATCTTCTCCCCATCTTCAAAGAGCAGGTCGACCTCCCTGCCGTTGCTGTCCCGGTAAAAAAAGAGACGGGAGTGCCGCCCCAGATTTTTCTGCCTCTTCACGACCTCCAGGACAACCAGATTCTCGAACAGGTTCCCTCGAAGGGGGTGTGAAGCCAGATGCGTTTCATCACGGATGCCGATAAGCCAGGCGGCCAGACCCACATCACAAAAGTAGAGCTTGGGTGATTTGGTCAGGCGCTTGCCAATGTTGGCGAACCATGGAGGGAGAAGGAAAACGATAAAAGATGCCTCAAGAACGCTCATCCATGCCCTTGCCGTCTGGCTCGAAATGCCCGAGTCGGCCGCCAGACTGTGCAGGTTCAGAAGCTGACCGGTCCTGCCGGCGGCAAGACGCACAAAGGTTTCGAATGCGCTGAGATTGCGGAGCTGCATCAGTTCGCGAAGATCCCTTTCAATGTATGTTGCAAAATAGTCTCCGAGCAGGACCGTCGGATCAAGCCTGTCGGCATGGATGCGCGGGTATCCTCCGGCATAAAGCATTCGGTTGATGGAGGTGTCGGCGCCAGCGCCCTGCAGCTCCGCAATGGAGAGGGGGAGAAGTTCGAGCAGAGCCGTACGACCTGCCAGAGATTGGCTGACGCTACGACTAAGCTCGAAGTGATGGCTGCCAGTAAGGATGAACTCGCCTTTGCGGTTATGCAGGTCAACCCGGACCTGAAGCCAGGAAAGCAGTTCGGGCACTCTCTGAATCTCATCAAGAACGGCTCCCTCGGGAAACTGCTCAAGGTACCCCCGGGGGTCGGACTGTGCGAAGGCCCTCGTATCCGGCCGTTCGAGGTTGCTGTATGGCTTTTCTGGAAAGCATTGCCTACAGAGAGTTGTTTTTCCAGATTGGCGGGGCCCGGTGAGGGTGACGATCGGGTACTGCCCTGACCTCTCCTTCATGGTAGGAGCAAGATGTCTTTGGATCATTGTTATGCAATTTTCAAGTTCAACTTGAATATTACATACTTCAGAACAAGTACCAAACAGAAACCCGTAGGATGCATCATAACAACCGACGCGGCTTCCAGCGCCTGTCTTCATCCATCAGGGTGCCATTCTTTCTACAATGCAGGCGGAGACAGCATAATGACCAGATAAGGATAACCATCATTTAGAAAGAACACATATACAGCAATAAACAGTTATCCTCAAAGAAGGAGGATTCTACCCTGTGGATTCAAATTTCGGGGTCTTCATGGACTCATGTCCCGACCGGCGGGGCCAACAGCTGATACTGCGGCGGGAAGCCCTTCCTGCAGAAGAACAGAGGCGTCATCCCATGGCACCCGGTGCATGACAATGCTGCACCATATCGATAGCGATGATGCCGGTTATCTGGAAATCGCGGAGTTCATTGCTTCGTACGGGGAACCTGCAGCTGTCAACCAGGACCTGCATGAGCTTTTCACCCGGACTGCATTCAATGTCGCCACAGCACATCGCGACCTTCATCTGAGAAACCATCTGTTTCTCCGCTCGCCGACGGGATGGAGGCTTTCCCCCGTTTCCCGAACCCCGCCCCGTTCAGGGGCGGGTATCCTCGATCTTGGCCTGTTTGCGGATGGAAGCGAAGTATTCGCTGAAGAGCTGTTCCTGCTTCATCTGCAGGAGACGGGGGGCGACAGCCGCTTTTTCAAGGGCGGGGTCCAGCCCTTCGGGAAGAGTTTTCTTCTGCACCATGAAGACGGCAAAGCCGTCATTACCCCTGACAGGCAGGGAGAGCTTCTGCACCGGCATGCCGGCCATGGCCTCCACAAGGGGACGGTCAACCCCGTAGCCCGGAATGAACCCGTCGCTCCAGCGGATGTCGTCGGCAGTGAAGAGGCTGAAGTTCTTGTCCGCGGCAGCGATCTTCTGCAGCGTGGCGCCGGGAACCGAGACCAGCGCCTGCAGCTTCTTTTTGATGAACTCCCCCTTTTTCTCCCGTTTCAGTTCTGTGGTAATGGCCGATTTAAGCTCATCGTCAAGCTTGCGGTAACCGGTGTCGTTCTTCCCGGTAAGGCTCATGACATAGAATCCCCGCTCGGTATCAAGTACGTCGGAGAGGTCGCCCTCACCGGCCTTGAAGGCGAATGAAGCAATCTTTTCGCTGTAGCCGATGGAGGGAATCGGCATGTTGCGGGTGAAGTCGCCGGTTTTGGCAATCTCGCGTTTTTCAGTTTCGGCTGTCTTCGCAAACCCTTTATCCTTCGCATCCATCTGGAACGCCATGGCGATGCGGCGCACACTCTCGGCAGTTTCGGTCGAAGGACGGATGTTGCGGGAAAGGGCGGAGCCGACAAATGCACTGCGGTCGAACCCTTCCACCTTGATGATGTGAAGGCCGAAGCGGGTTGCGACAGGGCCTACAACCGTTCCCGGCGCTGCACTGAAGACCGCATCGGCGAACTCCGGCACCATGCGCTCACTCCGGAACCAGCCAAGCTGGCCACCGCTCCGGGCGCTGCCGATGTCAGCGGAGTAACGGCGTGCAAGATCGGCGAACGAAGCACCGCCCTTGAGCTGCCGGAGGATGTCCTGCGCCTTTGCGCCGGCCTGCTGGGCCTCGGCCCTGTTTGCGGGATTGAATCCGATGAGGATATGCGAGGCACGGGCGACGGGCTGCGAAGCCGTCACGATCTGCTTCACTTTCAGGAGCCGGTAGGCGCCCTGATCTGCGACAGGGCCGATCATCCCGCCCGGCCGCATGGCGGGGGAGCCGAAGATGGCAGAACCTGCTTCGGGTGAAAATACGGAACGGTCAAACGTCCTGTCGGCGCCGCCGGGCTCATCGCTCTGCACCGACACAAACGCGCTGTCGGAGGAGGCAGAGGCAAAGTCACCCCTGAGTGACTCAAGTTCACTGCGGGCCAGCAGACTGTCCTTTGCTGAAGGAACGAGCGGGAAGAAGACGTACTCGGCTGAACGCGAAGGGGGCTGAAGGAACATCTCCTTGTGCTCGTCATAATACTTCCGCAGTTCATCGTCCTTCACCGGGAAGCTGGCATCGTCACCGGCGTAGCTGTAAGGAACAGGGATGAACGAGGCCGACATGCGGGTATACTGGCGGAGGACAAGTTCATCGACCTCCCGGTCCGTCACGTGCGCCATCGTGCCGAGTGCACGAAGCAGCTTCTGGATCTTCAGTTCACGGCGGATGATGTCTTCGACCTGTACCCACATTTCCTTGTTCCGGGGATCCTTGCGTGCGCTGTCAAGCCGTGCGCGGTCGATGGCGCCGGTAGCGGGGTCCATGAAGTTGCGGGCGATGATCTGGGGCGGATCGGGGCGCTGGATGGCAGCCAGGATTTCAGAATCCTCGATGGTGATCCGGAACTTCCGGAACTGCTCTTCAAGCAGCTTCTGGTCGACAAGGGTGTTCCAGGCCTGTTCCTTGAGACCAAGCTCCGCTTCGGGCGAGATGTCTGCTCCGGGGTTGCTCTGGCGGTAGTTTTCGCTGTACTGGCGGTAGATTTCCTCATACTCGCTGTAGGGCACCGGCGTGCCGTTCACACTGCCCGCCTGGCCGTTGCGGCCGGCCGGTCCGCTGAAGTTCATGCCCCATTCGAACACGATGAGGGCGAGGAATGCGGCAAGGAGCGTGTAGAGGATGATATGCGTTTTATCGCGCATGCTCGTCATGAGTGCCATAAGACTTCCCTGTGTATGGTTGCTGCTTTTGTGTTACGATTGTTCCTGTTCTTCTTCCCAGCCTTCCCTGCCGATGAGCGGCACGAAGGCGAATTCATGATACCGTTCCTTCAGAAAGACCTCGCCGCGGCGGGTAATGACGGTCATCTGCTGCACATCCATCCCCCCGAGCGGAATGACGAGGCACCCGTTGTCCGAAAGCTGGCGGAGGAGCGCTTCGGGCTCCTTCGGTGCTGCGGCAGTGACCAGGACGGCGTTGAACGGGGCCTCCTCCGGCCAACCCTCTGAGCCGTCCCCGAGTTTTGCTGCAACGGGGAGGGCAAACCGCCTGAAGCGCCCCAGGGCCTCGCTGTAGAGCGCCGCAACCCTCTCGATGGTAAAGACCCTGTAGCCCATGGCATCGAGGATGGCCGACTGGTAACCCGATCCGGTGCCGACCTCCAGCACCTTGCCGGACGGCACCCTGTCGGCAAGCAGGCTCGTCATGTAGGCCACCGTATAGGGCTGCGAGATGGTCTGGCCGTGCCCGATGGGCCACGCCGCATCGTCGTAGGCGTGCTCCCGCTCGCTTTCGGGGAAAAACAGGTGGCGGCGGACCTCCAGGAACGCCTCGAGGACCCTTGCATTCATGATGCCTGAGCGCCGAAGTCCCTCGACCATCTCCCTGCGCCTTCCGTCAAATACCGATTCGCTCCATTCCATACCTGAAATCCTTTATCTTTAGAGACACAGGCGCAGGGGGAACGCTCCGCTAATATTGCATCAAAAGGGGAAAAAGCCAAACAAAGAGAGCCGCCATGAGCGAACTGCAGTGCACGATACTGGGTGAAGGGTGCAGGATGGGAACCTACATCCTCTTCATCCGCCTCAAGGCTCCGCTCCTGATTCCGTTCGGGCGGTTCATGGGCGGCCGACCCGTCGAGGCCCCGGAGGGCGACTACGTCTACGTCGGCTCAGCTCTCGGAGAGCGGGCCTCGGGTTCACCGCTTGCCCTGCGCCTCTTGCGTCACGCCTCCCGTTCAGGCAAAAAACCCGCGCACCCGATCCGGCGCCTTATGCTCCGGGAGTTCCAGGCCGCCGGCCTCACAAGCGGACCTTCCGCCCGCCACCCCCTTAAACATCTCCGCTGGCACGTCGACTACCTGCTCGAGCGGCGGGAAGCTGAACTCTTCCGGGTAATCGCAATCCGAAGCCCCCTGCGGCTCGAGGACGCGCTCTCCGTCGTCCTGAACACGCACCCTGCCGCCGAAGCCCTCGCTCCCCGTCTCGGGGCTCAGGACCGTAAACAGGGCGCACACCTGCTCCGGCTTTACGACACCGCGGCCGTCATGGCCGACATGGAGAACGCTGCGCTCCATCTGACGGGGAACTGAAGAACTACTCCTCCAGACGGCCGAGCAGTGCGGCGACGAACTGCCGGCGGTCGAAGAGCTGCAGGTCGTCGATCTTCTCTCCCACACCGATGTACTTCACCGGCAGCTTGAGTTCCCGCGATATAGAGAGCACGATGCCGCCTTTGGCCGTACCGTCAAGCTTGGTGACAATGATACCCGTCACATGCACGAACTTCATGAACTCCCGGGCCTGCTGCACGGCGTTCTGGCCGGTGGTGCCGTCAAGCACCAGCAGCACCTCGTGCGGGGCCTCGGGGATCTTCTTTTTGGCCACCCGCATGATCTTGGCAAGCTCCTCCATCAAATGACTCTTGTTGTGCAGCCGGCCTGCCGTATCGACCAGCACCACGTCAGTGCCGCGCGCCACGGCCGAGCTGACGGCATCGAACACCACCGAGGCGGGATCTGCACCCTGCCCCTGGCCGATGAGCGGCACGCCGGCCCGTTCGGCCCATACCTGCAGCTGCTCATAGGCCGCTGCGCGGAACGTGTCAGCGGCGGCAATGACCACCTTCTTCCCCGCCCGCTCGTAGTTGGAGGCAAGCTTGGCCACGCTCGTGGTCTTGCCCGCGCCGTTCACCCCCACGATGAGGATCACATGGGGCCTGGCCGCAAGCGGTGCGTCGAACTCGACCGGATGCTCAAGGCTGCTGTCCCTGAGCATGCCCGAGATTTCATCGAGCAGCATCCGGTTCAGCTCTTCTTCAGAACGGTAGGTCTCCCGTTTCGCCCGCAGGGTGATGGCCTCGACGATGTCGAGCGTCATCTCCACGCCGAC encodes the following:
- a CDS encoding GIY-YIG nuclease family protein; translation: MSELQCTILGEGCRMGTYILFIRLKAPLLIPFGRFMGGRPVEAPEGDYVYVGSALGERASGSPLALRLLRHASRSGKKPAHPIRRLMLREFQAAGLTSGPSARHPLKHLRWHVDYLLERREAELFRVIAIRSPLRLEDALSVVLNTHPAAEALAPRLGAQDRKQGAHLLRLYDTAAVMADMENAALHLTGN
- a CDS encoding protein-L-isoaspartate(D-aspartate) O-methyltransferase, with protein sequence MEWSESVFDGRRREMVEGLRRSGIMNARVLEAFLEVRRHLFFPESEREHAYDDAAWPIGHGQTISQPYTVAYMTSLLADRVPSGKVLEVGTGSGYQSAILDAMGYRVFTIERVAALYSEALGRFRRFALPVAAKLGDGSEGWPEEAPFNAVLVTAAAPKEPEALLRQLSDNGCLVIPLGGMDVQQMTVITRRGEVFLKERYHEFAFVPLIGREGWEEEQEQS
- the ftsY gene encoding signal recognition particle-docking protein FtsY translates to MGFFDKFKLSRLTEGLGKTRETLREKLAVVTKGKTEIDDEFLEELENILVGADVGVEMTLDIVEAITLRAKRETYRSEEELNRMLLDEISGMLRDSSLEHPVEFDAPLAARPHVILIVGVNGAGKTTSVAKLASNYERAGKKVVIAAADTFRAAAYEQLQVWAERAGVPLIGQGQGADPASVVFDAVSSAVARGTDVVLVDTAGRLHNKSHLMEELAKIMRVAKKKIPEAPHEVLLVLDGTTGQNAVQQAREFMKFVHVTGIIVTKLDGTAKGGIVLSISRELKLPVKYIGVGEKIDDLQLFDRRQFVAALLGRLEE
- a CDS encoding peptidylprolyl isomerase is translated as MALMTSMRDKTHIILYTLLAAFLALIVFEWGMNFSGPAGRNGQAGSVNGTPVPYSEYEEIYRQYSENYRQSNPGADISPEAELGLKEQAWNTLVDQKLLEEQFRKFRITIEDSEILAAIQRPDPPQIIARNFMDPATGAIDRARLDSARKDPRNKEMWVQVEDIIRRELKIQKLLRALGTMAHVTDREVDELVLRQYTRMSASFIPVPYSYAGDDASFPVKDDELRKYYDEHKEMFLQPPSRSAEYVFFPLVPSAKDSLLARSELESLRGDFASASSDSAFVSVQSDEPGGADRTFDRSVFSPEAGSAIFGSPAMRPGGMIGPVADQGAYRLLKVKQIVTASQPVARASHILIGFNPANRAEAQQAGAKAQDILRQLKGGASFADLARRYSADIGSARSGGQLGWFRSERMVPEFADAVFSAAPGTVVGPVATRFGLHIIKVEGFDRSAFVGSALSRNIRPSTETAESVRRIAMAFQMDAKDKGFAKTAETEKREIAKTGDFTRNMPIPSIGYSEKIASFAFKAGEGDLSDVLDTERGFYVMSLTGKNDTGYRKLDDELKSAITTELKREKKGEFIKKKLQALVSVPGATLQKIAAADKNFSLFTADDIRWSDGFIPGYGVDRPLVEAMAGMPVQKLSLPVRGNDGFAVFMVQKKTLPEGLDPALEKAAVAPRLLQMKQEQLFSEYFASIRKQAKIEDTRP
- a CDS encoding ATP-binding protein; this encodes MIQRHLAPTMKERSGQYPIVTLTGPRQSGKTTLCRQCFPEKPYSNLERPDTRAFAQSDPRGYLEQFPEGAVLDEIQRVPELLSWLQVRVDLHNRKGEFILTGSHHFELSRSVSQSLAGRTALLELLPLSIAELQGAGADTSINRMLYAGGYPRIHADRLDPTVLLGDYFATYIERDLRELMQLRNLSAFETFVRLAAGRTGQLLNLHSLAADSGISSQTARAWMSVLEASFIVFLLPPWFANIGKRLTKSPKLYFCDVGLAAWLIGIRDETHLASHPLRGNLFENLVVLEVVKRQKNLGRHSRLFFYRDSNGREVDLLFEDGEKIGLAEIKSGMTVAKEAFTSLHAVHNTLGERVQTLSLIYGGTEHQRRSDVDVIGYQSASRLVDEHG